A genomic segment from Leptospira perdikensis encodes:
- a CDS encoding DUF6272 family protein yields MRKYGNFKSENNTNQEPDSKIQIQLTPLDLMRHWRRIGIMSDFIGYFYGFSFLPNVPTDSMEMKNSNIVSSISTVFNELLENAAKYSYDKKADIDISLIHRGKTIEMFVQNQTNEKNVTAYEASLKDIFSANDLESLYLEKLETNENDPNRSGIGLIMILKDYPVEMEVNFESKGEETTITSHIIYFTDGFLQ; encoded by the coding sequence ATGCGAAAGTACGGCAATTTTAAATCTGAAAATAATACCAACCAAGAACCCGATTCCAAAATTCAAATCCAATTAACACCTTTGGATTTAATGCGTCATTGGCGGCGAATCGGAATCATGTCCGACTTTATTGGCTATTTTTACGGTTTTTCCTTTTTACCCAATGTCCCCACTGATTCGATGGAAATGAAAAATTCGAACATTGTTAGTTCCATCTCCACAGTCTTTAATGAATTATTAGAAAATGCTGCCAAATATTCTTATGATAAAAAGGCAGATATTGACATCTCTCTCATTCACAGAGGCAAAACCATTGAAATGTTTGTTCAGAACCAAACGAACGAAAAAAACGTGACGGCTTACGAAGCTAGCCTAAAAGATATTTTCTCTGCAAATGATTTAGAAAGTTTGTATCTGGAAAAATTAGAAACCAATGAAAATGATCCTAACCGTTCAGGAATTGGTCTGATCATGATTTTGAAAGACTATCCGGTTGAGATGGAAGTTAATTTTGAATCGAAAGGAGAAGAAACTACCATCACAAGCCACATCATTTATTTTACAGACGGGTTCCTTCAATGA
- a CDS encoding slr1659 superfamily regulator, whose protein sequence is MEIKDLDYNIKYDEATKTVKFTGSIRLQNLPAYEPIKSFLRDAAKLCQGSLLTLDFRDLQFVNSSGITTLSMFIIDSRKSATYQIKIQGSLNISWQSKSLSNFKKLWDQVILEIA, encoded by the coding sequence ATGGAAATCAAAGACTTAGATTACAATATAAAATACGACGAAGCCACTAAAACTGTCAAATTCACCGGTTCCATCCGATTGCAGAACTTACCTGCTTATGAACCTATAAAATCTTTTTTAAGGGATGCAGCCAAACTTTGCCAAGGTTCACTTTTGACTTTGGATTTCAGAGATTTACAATTTGTAAACAGCTCGGGAATCACTACTCTATCAATGTTCATTATTGATTCCAGGAAAAGTGCGACATACCAAATCAAAATCCAAGGTTCCCTCAACATTTCATGGCAGTCAAAATCCTTATCCAATTTCAAAAAACTTTGGGACCAAGTGATTTTGGAAATCGCCTAG
- a CDS encoding PP2C family protein-serine/threonine phosphatase, with protein MPQTPSNEIRFVLPEYYKKQLKEIAYQGEFRAETFATKFRFFFLGMIFIFSTLGLLSGRPVVEYYYQISAILILLSYNFFVLYTLKKSGKYLNIFKFLSSFLEISLLTFVIGYTAQAQKNPSLVYAAPMIYVFFILIALASIRNNTKTIIFAVVVLIVEYASLTIYFYPEMTDLNTKLIELSPYLKPNFLEKNSNFFLVSAIPMGIFLILMYMVVTGGLILYAIVNTSRTTHEQADLIFNTEKQAILEENMHLGMELEVARQIQAMVLPRNEELKEIKELEISARMDAANEVGGDYYDVVHHEDGTVYIGIGDVTGHGLASGVVMLMTQSAFITTLRSKVISLRESLRSLNSILFSNIHIRMNDIRNLTLSLFSYKNGVFTTVGQHETIMVYRHTLKKTEIIDTVNNGMLVGLTESIDEFIHEKPIPLESKDIILLYTDGATEAENQKREQFGSHRLIESLERHIELETTDAILDAIFKDIYVFIDGMEVYDDITIMIMRKRE; from the coding sequence ATGCCTCAAACTCCCTCCAACGAAATTCGATTTGTCCTGCCTGAATATTACAAAAAACAACTGAAAGAAATTGCCTATCAAGGGGAATTCCGCGCCGAAACTTTCGCAACCAAGTTCCGCTTCTTCTTCCTCGGAATGATATTTATCTTTTCCACATTGGGACTCCTTTCGGGCCGTCCAGTTGTAGAATACTATTACCAAATATCTGCTATCTTAATTCTTCTCAGTTATAACTTCTTTGTTCTTTATACGTTAAAGAAATCTGGTAAATACCTCAATATCTTTAAATTCCTTTCTTCCTTTTTAGAGATATCTCTACTAACTTTCGTTATAGGATACACAGCCCAGGCCCAAAAAAATCCAAGCCTTGTGTATGCAGCTCCTATGATTTATGTTTTCTTCATTCTCATTGCACTTGCTTCCATACGCAACAATACCAAAACCATCATATTTGCTGTTGTTGTCCTTATTGTTGAGTATGCATCACTAACCATTTACTTCTATCCAGAGATGACCGATTTGAATACAAAACTCATCGAATTATCTCCTTATCTCAAACCAAACTTTCTAGAAAAAAACAGTAATTTCTTTTTAGTCAGTGCGATTCCCATGGGAATCTTTCTCATTCTGATGTACATGGTTGTCACAGGTGGATTGATACTTTATGCAATCGTCAATACATCTCGCACGACACATGAACAAGCAGATTTAATTTTTAATACAGAAAAACAAGCCATCTTAGAAGAGAACATGCATCTCGGTATGGAATTGGAAGTAGCAAGGCAGATTCAGGCGATGGTTCTTCCTCGTAATGAGGAATTAAAAGAAATCAAAGAATTAGAAATTTCTGCTCGTATGGACGCAGCCAATGAAGTGGGTGGGGACTATTACGATGTAGTCCATCATGAAGATGGAACTGTTTATATTGGAATTGGGGATGTAACAGGCCATGGTCTTGCTTCCGGGGTTGTGATGCTCATGACTCAGTCAGCGTTTATCACAACTTTACGCTCCAAGGTCATTTCTTTACGTGAGTCTCTTCGTTCCTTAAACTCCATTTTATTTTCCAATATCCATATACGAATGAATGACATTCGTAACCTTACCTTGTCTTTATTTTCTTATAAGAATGGTGTGTTTACCACAGTGGGACAACACGAAACCATTATGGTTTACCGCCATACTTTGAAAAAAACAGAAATTATAGATACTGTCAATAATGGTATGTTAGTTGGTCTTACAGAATCTATTGACGAATTCATTCATGAAAAACCAATTCCACTCGAATCAAAAGACATCATCCTACTGTATACTGATGGAGCAACTGAAGCAGAAAATCAAAAAAGGGAACAATTTGGATCCCATAGGTTGATAGAATCTTTAGAAAGACATATCGAACTAGAAACCACAGATGCCATTTTAGATGCGATTTTTAAAGATATCTATGTCTTTATTGATGGAATGGAAGTTTATGATGACATCACTATCATGATTATGCGCAAACGAGAGTAA
- a CDS encoding slr1658 superfamily regulator — MNQKSPVIIGEYYIIPENLPADGQLRLIFQPIDMTTYWSRCGLTANFVAGFYSYCYEASETKANSLSTIINELLENASKFSKAMKGKINVELKQYGNLLRIDVLNVASKTLRDSFELFVNRLMSENVEELYFSTLESKEDGDTKSGLGLLMVLKDYPVRFGYSFNEIDSDTHEITVRAIINVEEI, encoded by the coding sequence TTGAACCAAAAGTCACCCGTCATTATTGGAGAATACTACATCATTCCGGAAAATTTGCCTGCTGATGGCCAACTTCGATTGATTTTCCAACCCATCGATATGACTACGTATTGGAGTCGGTGTGGACTCACGGCAAACTTTGTTGCCGGTTTTTATTCTTATTGTTACGAAGCAAGTGAAACTAAAGCTAACTCACTTTCTACGATCATTAACGAACTTTTGGAAAATGCTTCCAAGTTTTCGAAGGCCATGAAAGGAAAAATCAACGTAGAATTAAAACAATACGGAAATCTTTTAAGAATTGATGTTTTAAATGTGGCGTCAAAAACCTTAAGGGATAGTTTTGAGCTTTTTGTAAATAGACTAATGTCGGAAAATGTGGAGGAGTTGTATTTTTCTACACTCGAGTCCAAAGAAGACGGCGATACCAAATCCGGTTTAGGACTATTGATGGTGTTAAAAGACTACCCCGTCCGTTTTGGTTATAGTTTCAATGAGATCGATTCCGATACTCATGAAATCACAGTAAGAGCAATTATCAACGTAGAAGAGATATAA
- a CDS encoding TetR/AcrR family transcriptional regulator encodes MLEASNKQRRIRNSLSREEIRDVSLLILKEEGLEGLSMRKIANRLGCSVASPYSYYESQIDLVQDLIKSGEDELLSMLKKASAEAESGTAFQQLAAIARSYFNFASNNRELHKVMFVTDYGGVHRKAFPQLPKSYRFFLETVRIGFESGEIPYPKNEYPAIARMMWSWMYGVIVLDMTGMLRKRKGSGNPIEEGISYFQKLLSKQYPNGK; translated from the coding sequence ATGTTGGAAGCTTCAAACAAACAAAGACGGATTCGAAATAGCCTCTCTCGTGAGGAAATTAGAGACGTCTCCCTGCTAATTTTAAAAGAGGAGGGGCTGGAAGGTCTTTCCATGCGAAAGATTGCAAACCGTCTGGGTTGCAGTGTTGCCAGTCCCTATTCTTATTACGAAAGCCAAATCGATCTTGTCCAAGACTTAATCAAATCAGGTGAGGATGAACTCCTCTCCATGTTAAAAAAAGCAAGTGCCGAGGCAGAATCTGGTACCGCCTTCCAACAATTGGCCGCCATTGCACGTTCCTACTTTAACTTCGCTAGTAACAATCGTGAGTTACACAAAGTTATGTTTGTGACCGATTACGGTGGTGTACATAGAAAAGCTTTCCCTCAATTACCAAAAAGTTATCGGTTCTTTTTAGAAACGGTTCGTATTGGATTTGAGTCCGGCGAAATTCCCTATCCGAAAAATGAATACCCTGCGATTGCCCGGATGATGTGGAGTTGGATGTATGGAGTTATTGTTTTAGATATGACAGGAATGCTTCGCAAACGAAAAGGTTCAGGAAATCCCATTGAAGAAGGGATTTCCTATTTCCAAAAACTCCTTAGCAAACAATACCCTAACGGAAAATAG
- a CDS encoding alginate export family protein, translating to MYISKGYFYFLLLAVMMPLTITTAAPTETENVPTAATTQEIKPYVSSMKEKGIDPEYNRHMFVEPELSKHSATSGQFWLNDVLRFGMYLRPRQEARYNMDFNASDKGYTDRTVQTSSIYFIFDPSPYVQAKVTLQDARVWGGESPASTGDIRANFFNNTADIYSKNQTNAVSQNQTGIREAFLTLNQLPLRSKLQIGRQIWAYGDQRMIGGGNWTVNGLSFDGARLMFNYDNFKIHFLMARPYWTQSGTNGVVSANDPKLNSAATGTDTTLLGTYNSFTIPDWFTLDLYSLGVVRKWKKNPVNPITGLPESSNDDPQAMNRSRQNQNLVTTGFRLTNRTKGNFLPEGKSWDFTWESAFQTGTSGRRIQDPYLKEYLPNEYDNSRTERERYTGQMHVFQTGYTFFKKLRLGGQVLYASGDKNRADASVSTFQTLANPRFGVIPYFNSVAGISENINAQNLYSKSVSISYKTDTWGEFQVTYFQNDKAEKQDAWYAISGAANSTSSLGEKNPYPVSADKGSTENYSNNSYSSPYALGKRIYTEVDLTWHGQINDFVSLWMGFGYLNAGDSVRNYRNSKIQYNATTQSFEWNQNYLQGKNQLAKDAYMAYAQINAAF from the coding sequence ATGTATATTTCAAAAGGATATTTCTATTTTCTATTGTTAGCGGTAATGATGCCGCTAACAATTACAACGGCTGCTCCAACAGAAACAGAAAATGTTCCAACCGCAGCCACAACCCAAGAAATCAAACCCTATGTTTCTTCCATGAAAGAAAAGGGAATCGATCCAGAATACAACCGTCATATGTTTGTGGAGCCGGAATTATCCAAACATTCCGCTACTTCTGGCCAATTTTGGTTGAACGATGTATTACGTTTCGGAATGTATTTGCGACCTAGACAAGAAGCAAGATACAATATGGATTTTAATGCATCTGACAAAGGTTATACCGACAGAACGGTTCAAACTTCCTCTATATATTTTATCTTTGACCCTAGTCCCTATGTACAAGCAAAAGTAACTCTCCAAGATGCTCGTGTTTGGGGAGGGGAATCACCTGCCTCCACTGGCGACATCCGTGCTAATTTTTTTAACAACACTGCGGATATTTATTCCAAAAACCAAACCAATGCCGTTTCCCAAAACCAAACGGGAATCAGAGAAGCATTTTTAACCTTGAACCAACTGCCTTTACGTTCCAAATTACAAATTGGACGACAAATTTGGGCGTATGGCGACCAACGAATGATAGGTGGCGGGAACTGGACAGTTAACGGTCTCTCCTTTGATGGAGCAAGACTCATGTTCAACTATGACAATTTCAAAATCCATTTTCTCATGGCAAGGCCGTATTGGACACAAAGCGGAACCAATGGTGTTGTATCCGCAAACGATCCCAAACTCAATTCAGCAGCAACAGGTACAGACACCACCTTACTTGGAACCTATAATAGTTTTACCATCCCTGATTGGTTTACCTTGGATCTTTATAGTTTGGGAGTGGTTCGTAAATGGAAAAAAAATCCGGTGAATCCGATAACAGGACTTCCTGAATCTTCGAATGATGATCCGCAGGCCATGAACCGAAGTAGACAAAACCAAAACTTGGTCACCACTGGATTCCGGCTTACCAATAGAACCAAGGGAAATTTCCTGCCAGAAGGAAAGTCTTGGGATTTTACATGGGAATCAGCCTTCCAAACAGGCACTAGTGGACGACGAATCCAAGACCCTTATTTAAAAGAATACCTCCCAAATGAATATGATAACTCAAGAACCGAAAGAGAAAGGTATACAGGCCAAATGCATGTTTTCCAAACAGGATATACTTTCTTCAAAAAACTCAGGTTAGGTGGTCAGGTTTTATATGCATCTGGTGACAAAAATAGAGCTGATGCTTCTGTCTCTACCTTCCAAACCCTGGCCAATCCAAGATTTGGAGTGATTCCCTACTTTAATAGTGTGGCAGGAATTTCAGAAAACATCAACGCACAAAACTTATATTCAAAATCTGTGAGTATCAGTTATAAAACAGATACTTGGGGTGAATTCCAAGTTACTTATTTCCAAAATGATAAGGCAGAAAAACAAGATGCATGGTATGCTATCAGTGGTGCAGCCAACTCCACAAGTTCCCTAGGTGAAAAAAATCCTTACCCAGTATCAGCTGACAAAGGTAGTACGGAAAACTATTCCAATAATTCCTATTCCTCTCCTTATGCACTGGGCAAACGAATTTATACTGAAGTGGACTTAACTTGGCATGGGCAAATCAATGATTTTGTTTCTTTATGGATGGGTTTTGGGTATTTGAATGCAGGAGATTCTGTCCGCAACTATCGAAATAGCAAAATTCAATACAATGCCACCACTCAGTCCTTTGAGTGGAACCAAAATTACTTACAAGGGAAAAACCAACTGGCAAAGGATGCTTATATGGCCTATGCCCAAATCAACGCTGCTTTTTAA
- a CDS encoding lysophospholipid acyltransferase family protein yields MFYVLGRLIGFIFMWAFVKPMRQIYGRKKVTLENDHILREFSGKSVILIANHIKPRNKFLRLITLPYDAFVIRGVLKRYGIYTTALASIDSGKKPKDSFQKAKKQKMEQLIKGIVTSIDLIPVNRNESDPRTMKEMKQRIAKGSLGIGIFPEGTWFRGFRKSRKLHPGMAVLSKRYGLPIIPMFLDAYNLNKPIRLSVGYPIREVKDASETVSFVRSELIRMKDKGTSVILPQKPVEVLEDENDGLEISPSIS; encoded by the coding sequence ATGTTTTACGTTTTAGGTCGTCTGATAGGTTTTATTTTTATGTGGGCATTTGTAAAACCCATGCGCCAAATTTATGGAAGAAAAAAAGTGACTTTGGAAAATGACCACATCTTACGAGAGTTTAGTGGTAAATCTGTGATTCTAATTGCTAATCATATCAAACCGCGTAACAAATTCTTGCGATTGATTACTCTTCCTTATGATGCCTTTGTGATTCGCGGTGTATTAAAAAGATATGGAATTTATACAACAGCTCTTGCGAGTATTGATTCCGGTAAAAAACCCAAAGATAGTTTTCAGAAAGCAAAAAAACAAAAAATGGAACAACTCATCAAAGGGATTGTTACATCAATTGACCTAATTCCTGTGAACCGTAACGAATCAGACCCACGCACAATGAAAGAAATGAAACAACGAATTGCTAAAGGAAGTTTGGGTATTGGTATTTTTCCTGAGGGCACTTGGTTTCGAGGGTTTAGAAAATCGAGAAAACTCCATCCAGGTATGGCCGTACTCAGTAAACGTTATGGTTTACCTATCATTCCTATGTTTTTAGATGCGTATAATTTAAACAAACCCATTCGATTGTCCGTTGGTTATCCAATTCGGGAAGTTAAAGATGCTTCTGAAACAGTAAGTTTTGTACGAAGTGAACTCATCCGAATGAAAGACAAAGGAACTTCTGTAATACTTCCCCAAAAACCAGTGGAAGTTTTAGAAGATGAAAATGATGGGTTGGAAATTTCGCCAAGTATTAGTTAA
- a CDS encoding ABA4-like family protein, producing the protein MNPSLIFKIANGITLLSWLVLILSPNQMKVIRPLRVYISGLLLSGVYVFSIIIGNGQAEGNFSSLESVRSLFANDHFLLAGWIHYLAFDLFLGTWEVEDGIKEGINRFLLIPILALTFYFGPAGWLLYLVLRLITKKITKKVKTS; encoded by the coding sequence ATGAATCCTTCCTTAATCTTTAAAATTGCAAACGGTATCACACTCCTTTCTTGGTTGGTTTTAATTCTATCACCAAATCAAATGAAGGTGATTCGACCTTTAAGAGTATATATCTCTGGACTATTACTTAGTGGAGTGTATGTATTTTCCATCATCATCGGAAATGGACAGGCTGAGGGTAATTTTTCCAGTTTGGAATCAGTAAGATCTCTCTTTGCCAATGATCACTTTTTACTCGCAGGATGGATCCATTATCTTGCTTTTGATTTATTTCTCGGAACTTGGGAAGTGGAAGACGGAATCAAAGAAGGAATCAATCGTTTCCTTCTTATTCCTATTTTGGCACTTACATTTTACTTTGGACCGGCGGGATGGTTATTGTATTTAGTTCTACGATTGATTACGAAAAAAATAACAAAAAAGGTAAAAACTTCCTAA
- a CDS encoding LIC_13355 family lipoprotein, translating to MQKRFQTKTLCLLVLMLFVSFSFCKKSASGSGEENLAALLPLLNAASNASVCPKSSLPTDIYLATTVVSASSNISGFSDPKKAVNGICGAGEMAGSLDVYALDITGAGATIVLSWGGKTVKNVSDLDFVVYDNSFRISDDSNTYAMDPSVVQVSIDGTNYCGFNPSYSGGNVNLLDSWTRFGGLRPVYYNMTTKPFSNEDLFINTGGSFLLGGGDGFDLDQIDPADPNDIGCDTTLAGNIKTNGFKYLKIRSASDVNNPNTGIKFPWPPGSYNGSDIDGVVAREIQ from the coding sequence ATGCAAAAAAGATTCCAAACAAAAACATTATGTCTTTTAGTTCTGATGTTATTTGTTTCCTTTTCTTTTTGTAAAAAATCTGCATCTGGTTCGGGAGAAGAAAATCTCGCTGCCTTATTACCATTACTGAATGCAGCATCAAATGCTAGTGTTTGTCCAAAGTCATCACTTCCAACAGACATCTATCTTGCAACAACCGTTGTCAGTGCTAGTTCCAACATCTCAGGTTTTTCCGATCCGAAAAAAGCAGTCAATGGGATTTGTGGGGCTGGAGAAATGGCAGGTTCTCTTGATGTTTATGCCTTAGACATTACAGGAGCCGGAGCCACTATCGTACTCAGTTGGGGTGGTAAAACTGTAAAGAATGTATCCGATTTAGATTTTGTCGTCTATGACAATAGTTTCCGTATTTCTGATGATAGTAATACCTATGCCATGGATCCTTCCGTTGTCCAAGTTTCGATCGATGGGACCAATTATTGTGGCTTTAATCCCAGTTATTCGGGTGGCAATGTCAACTTACTGGACAGTTGGACTCGTTTCGGCGGATTAAGACCTGTTTACTACAATATGACCACAAAACCTTTCTCAAATGAAGACCTTTTTATCAACACTGGTGGTTCATTTTTGTTAGGTGGCGGCGACGGGTTCGATTTGGATCAAATAGACCCTGCTGATCCGAATGATATTGGTTGTGATACAACCTTAGCTGGTAACATCAAAACAAACGGATTCAAATATCTAAAAATTAGATCTGCAAGCGATGTGAACAATCCGAACACAGGAATCAAATTTCCTTGGCCCCCTGGCAGTTATAATGGAAGCGATATCGATGGTGTCGTGGCACGCGAAATCCAATAA
- a CDS encoding ankyrin repeat domain-containing protein: MKTILSCSNCLSGHSISTFKLEGKKGKYRCKKCSSWNHFDYRIEFESGTSDSLVLFDVHFGDSIPEHKLQGQIFGRYSTDFISEWSNEELVFLKDEDGNEHDIRISISGLPEIIRLKNLLFDITPESPSKTVKIIINQNVNVSSVRLSITVDSLDDHFVSGKLYLAIADEWNSLLHGSFTATHIYKIQFDEHGDSDKKLPDFVSSELASKIFALSGNILALQENFSLLNQQAKDELLTLVMYHWPENPSTISEVHFKEENLQIVFQLSQKKLNETLIFLLSNQVVPNQKHWQLIHDVVCHTETEPLFIPLLKHKFPEGYQQHLGSSLESKNEDKTLDWLDSDDVYLLDSFVRAVGSLDYVIQDPIRNPLGFSLLQECFVRARYKSCMRLLERGADPNQLDANGESAIFKLCQDSTLRLQEKTTLMDELIRRGAKVNFQSVNGMTPLHWCSVFGEPSMAKRLIQAGIDIHISDNTGSTALHETCKFGNSAVLALLLESGAKSNAKTLDEKTGRDLAFENLEIAELEGDEEKKNRCQRVLSLLDVYGG; the protein is encoded by the coding sequence ATGAAAACGATCTTATCCTGTTCTAATTGTCTTAGTGGCCACTCTATTTCAACTTTCAAATTGGAAGGGAAAAAAGGGAAGTATCGCTGCAAAAAGTGTTCTTCCTGGAACCACTTTGATTATCGTATAGAATTTGAATCCGGAACATCCGACTCATTGGTGTTATTTGATGTTCATTTCGGTGATTCAATTCCTGAACACAAACTTCAAGGTCAGATTTTTGGAAGATACTCTACTGATTTTATATCTGAATGGTCTAATGAAGAACTTGTTTTTTTAAAAGATGAAGATGGGAACGAACACGATATCCGGATCTCCATATCGGGTTTGCCTGAGATCATACGATTAAAAAATTTACTTTTTGACATTACACCAGAATCCCCATCCAAAACTGTAAAAATTATCATTAACCAAAATGTAAATGTTTCCTCAGTAAGATTATCAATCACCGTGGATTCCTTAGATGATCATTTTGTTTCAGGGAAATTGTATTTAGCCATTGCGGATGAGTGGAACAGTTTATTACATGGAAGTTTTACTGCGACACATATCTACAAAATTCAATTTGATGAACATGGAGATTCGGATAAAAAACTCCCTGATTTTGTTTCTAGTGAACTTGCATCTAAGATTTTTGCATTGTCTGGAAATATTTTAGCCCTACAGGAAAATTTTTCCCTTCTCAACCAACAGGCGAAAGATGAATTACTAACTCTCGTTATGTACCACTGGCCAGAAAATCCATCCACGATTTCAGAAGTTCATTTTAAAGAAGAGAATTTACAGATTGTTTTCCAACTGAGCCAAAAAAAATTAAATGAAACTTTAATTTTCCTTCTATCTAACCAAGTAGTTCCCAATCAAAAACATTGGCAATTGATCCATGATGTAGTTTGCCATACGGAAACCGAACCGTTGTTTATCCCACTGTTAAAACATAAATTTCCTGAGGGATATCAACAACATTTGGGTTCTAGTTTGGAATCTAAAAACGAAGACAAAACCCTCGACTGGTTGGATTCTGATGATGTTTATCTTTTGGATTCCTTTGTTCGTGCTGTAGGTTCTCTTGATTACGTAATTCAAGATCCTATTCGTAATCCATTGGGTTTTTCCCTTCTACAAGAATGTTTTGTTCGTGCGAGATACAAATCTTGTATGCGTCTTCTTGAACGAGGAGCCGATCCCAACCAACTAGATGCGAATGGAGAATCGGCAATCTTTAAGTTGTGCCAAGATAGTACACTGCGATTACAAGAAAAAACTACTCTTATGGACGAACTCATTCGGCGAGGTGCCAAAGTCAACTTCCAGTCCGTGAATGGAATGACTCCTTTACATTGGTGTTCTGTTTTTGGGGAACCCAGTATGGCCAAGAGGTTAATCCAAGCCGGAATTGATATTCATATATCAGATAACACTGGTAGTACGGCTTTACATGAAACTTGTAAATTTGGAAATTCCGCTGTCCTTGCTCTATTATTAGAATCTGGTGCCAAATCCAATGCCAAAACGTTAGATGAAAAAACAGGTAGGGATCTTGCTTTCGAAAATTTGGAGATTGCTGAATTGGAAGGTGATGAGGAGAAAAAGAACAGATGCCAACGAGTCCTTTCTCTCCTAGACGTATATGGTGGTTAG
- a CDS encoding TetR/AcrR family transcriptional regulator, producing the protein MKPAKKKQTHTKPNSLTPSKSTTYHHGNLREEVLEQSRKVLETKGVSALSLRDIANDLGVSHTAPYRHFPKKMDLLQALVTEGFRELTEGMERAWAYSEDPVEKVKKAGEEYIFLLLKNPRRTELMFGGEIYVSGDPLSDDLRECGKFAYLGMYKIVEFGQKSLKLKNSVPTDTLMMSFWSGVHGFAVLNERKWKQIKSKEEEETFHKEVNQILEIIIEGTRL; encoded by the coding sequence ATGAAACCTGCCAAAAAAAAACAGACCCATACGAAACCAAATTCTTTGACCCCTTCTAAATCCACGACTTATCATCATGGAAATTTGAGGGAAGAGGTGTTAGAGCAGTCCCGAAAGGTATTGGAGACCAAAGGAGTTTCTGCCCTTAGCCTCCGAGACATTGCCAACGATTTAGGTGTGAGTCATACTGCACCCTACCGCCATTTTCCCAAAAAGATGGACCTCCTCCAAGCTCTGGTAACGGAGGGATTTCGGGAATTGACCGAAGGTATGGAGAGAGCCTGGGCTTACTCGGAAGATCCTGTGGAAAAAGTGAAAAAGGCAGGTGAGGAGTATATTTTTTTACTCCTAAAAAATCCAAGAAGGACAGAGCTCATGTTTGGTGGTGAGATTTATGTTTCTGGAGATCCTCTATCGGACGATTTAAGGGAATGTGGAAAGTTCGCTTATTTGGGGATGTATAAAATTGTCGAGTTTGGCCAAAAGTCTTTGAAGTTAAAAAATTCTGTTCCTACAGACACTCTCATGATGAGTTTTTGGAGTGGGGTTCACGGTTTTGCCGTACTAAACGAACGAAAGTGGAAACAAATCAAATCCAAAGAGGAAGAGGAAACTTTTCATAAAGAGGTAAATCAAATTTTAGAGATTATCATTGAAGGAACCCGTCTGTAA